The proteins below are encoded in one region of Myxocyprinus asiaticus isolate MX2 ecotype Aquarium Trade chromosome 13, UBuf_Myxa_2, whole genome shotgun sequence:
- the syngr3a gene encoding synaptogyrin-3a: MDGVGSFGAGRAGSAFDPIAFIQQPQTILRILSWIFSIVVFGSIINEGYVNHGSERLYCVFNKNNNACNYGTTIGLIAFLACIFFLFLDMKFQQISSIKDRKKAVMLDIGFSGFWAFLWFVGFCFLANQWQRTTPDELPLNQGADAARAAITFSFFSIFTWAGLTVRAVQKYMLGTDMSLFTKEHLDGSPPVQPYPTGPNTEPTDTYQSPPFTENQDSTAPNFQVPIY; this comes from the exons ATGGACGGAGTGGGTTCATTTGGTGCTGGCAGAGCCGGGTCTGCATTCGACCCTATTGCCTTTATTCAACAGCCGCAGACCATCCTCAGAATATTATCATGG ATCTTCTCAATAGTGGTGTTTGGATCCATAATAAACGAAGGCTATGTCAACCATGGCAGTGAGAGGCTCTACTGCGTTTTCAACAAGAACAACAATGCCTGCAACTATGGGACCACCATTGGGCTCATAGCCTTTTTAGCCTGCATTTTCTTCCTTTTCCTTGACATGAAGTTCCAACAAATCAGCAGTATTAAAGACAGGAAGAAGGCAGTGATGCTGGACATTGGATTCTCAG GTTTCTGGGCATTTTTGTGGTTTGTTGGGTTCTGCTTCTTGGCCAACCAATGGCAGCGCACCACCCCAGATGAGCTGCCCTTAAATCAGGGAGCAGATGCTGCCAGAGCTGCCATAACCTTCTCCTTCTTCTCCATCTTCACATGG GCTGGCTTGACTGTAAGAGCGGTGCAGAAGTACATGCTAGGTACCGACATGTCCCTCTTCACCAAAGAACACCTCGATGGCAGCCCACCCGTCCAGCCCTACCCCACCGGCCCAAACACTGAACCCACAGACACATACCAGAGCCCACCCTTCACTGAAAACCAGGACTCCACCGCCCCAAACTTCCAGGTGCCAATTTACTAA